One Stratiformator vulcanicus genomic window, TTCTAGACTTCGGGTTCCGAGCGAGTGCTTACCGAGCGACGGGTGATTTCCGCGGCCATCGGCATACCACAAGCCGTTGTCACGCTGAAAGAGCCGCCATACGTAGTAGCTAGCGTTAATCTTCAGCCTCTTCGGGCTGGGCTTCTTTTGAGACTTCTTCATTGGTTATCTCCCTAGACGCTTCCAGCGTGGTCGAGGGCCACTGGTGGAGCGTGGTGTCTGTTCGATATTCGTACGGTGGGCGCCATGCTGCCGTGAAGCGACTGCGTCCAATTCAGATCGAGGAATGAGGATCCTGCCGCCGGGGCCGGCTGGCTGAACCGCGAAGATTCGCCCCTTCTTGATCCAGCGTCGCAAGGTCTTATCGCAAATGCGGAGTTGCCAGGCTGTTTCGGCAACAGTAAGAAGTTCCGGGGTCTGATCGATGTCATCCATGACAGTCACCTCACCGGGCTCAATCGAAATGGCAGCGGCGTGGGGATGGCATGCCTCAAAAAAAACGGAACCAGTTCTAATGAGGGTCGCAAAGTTGCCGGGGCGACACTCCCCCTGCCGACGCCACGTGTCCCGATGCAGTTAAAGGCTACATGGCGACTGGCTCGTCAGACGCGACGACGACCGTATCAATTGTAGCGATGCGGGAGTGACATGATGATCGGGGGATATAGAACCGCTTGTCCCGGTCTTTGTGCTCGGCATGACTCAGGAGACGCATACCGATCAGGTCAGTGAACCCAGGTCGAAGCGTGGCGCTAGCGTCGTAGGTCCGCGGAACCGGAGGGTGTGAAACGAAGGACCGGCTTCGAGAGATCAATGGAGGCTCGCTTCATGCCGGCACCTTCTCTCGCACTGCGGCTACGGCGGAAACCAGCGTCGGCTCCCCGGAAGGGGCCCCTCATCGCCGCCGTCCTCTTCGTCCGCGCAGTTATGGCAGTAGCCTTCGACGTCGTCGCGACAGCCGTGACAGAAGCAGGCGTCGCAGCCCTCTTGGCGACAGCGCGACACGCAGCTAGAGCAGAAATGAGCTTCACAGGTCTCGCAGCTGACCTGGCAAGAATCACAGAGTCTGCATTCGCAGGCGTCGCAGTACGAGGAATAGTCCCTATCACAGGAGTCTCCGCAGCTCTCGCACGAGAGGTCGGTATCCCAGTCGTCGAGCGCGACGTAGGCACTGTCCGGGTTGTAGGTGTGGAGCACCCGCGAAACGACGTGAAAGAAATCGGCCAGCCGACCGTCGGCCAGCGCGTATTTGATCGGTGCGGCGGCCTCCCGTTCACACAGTCCGCGGGTGGCCCGGCCGATTCTCGGCCGGGTGCCGAAAGGCACGAGCTGTCGTTCGAGAACCTCCCGGTGTATTTGAGGCGGATCAGTCAGCCAAACGATTTCGAACATCATCCTGTCGCTTCGCGACCCGGCCGTGTTCACGTCCGGGCCACCCGTGGGGTTTCCGCACTTAACCGCCCGCTCTGAGAGTTACTCTGACCTGGGTCTATAGCGACAGCAACCTAAACCCCGCGCTCGCTGGGGGCGGCTCTTCGAGACCGTCCCCAGCCACCCGCCGAAGACTCGTGCGGTATTGTCGGCGTTTCATGGCCGTGGGTACAATGGAGCGGAGTTCGCGGCGTTCAGGAGAAGGCCCGTTCAGGAGAGGATCAGTGACGAAACCAGAGATTGAAGAATTCGTGCGACGGGCGGAAGCGATCTACTCAACAAGACTGAAGTCGATTTTGGAGCCCGGGCACGTTGATGAATTTGTGGCCATCGAACCGGAGTCTGGCGATTACTTCTTGGGAAAGACGCTGAGCGAAGCCACGCAGGCCGCCCGTCGGTCGCATCCCGATCGGTCGACGCACGCGATGCGTATCGGGCACAGCGCGGCGCTCCAACTTGGAATGCTGTGTCGATGAATGGTCGAGTCGATCGTCTTGGGCGGGCGCTGGTCACGGTTTCCCTTCGCTCGTCGGACACGACAGCCAGCCATGACGTCGAGGTTTGGATCGATACGGGATTCAACGGCGACCTCGTGTTGCCGCAGCAGCAAATCGACGATCTGGGATAGGCGGAATCAGGGACCGTTAAGGCGATTCTTGCCGACGGCTCCGAGGTTGCCTTGCAGAGATACGTGTGCCACGTTGATTGGCTCGGGAACCAACGTGAACTGGAAGTGGTTGCCAACGAGGGCGAGTATCCACTCCTTGGCGTCGGATTGCTGCTGGGACTCGATCTTCACATCAGCTACCGGTCAGGCGAAATCACGATCCAGTAGCCTTGCCGACGAACGGCCGCAATCACGCGGTCGGGACGAGAGACGATCTATTGTCAAAAACGCCCGGCATCGCGGTTCCGATGGATTGGCTTGTTACATTGCCGGTCACTTGGGTTTTACGCCGCTAATTGCTTTGGCGATATCAAGTGCCGTTTGCAGTATTTGAGGATCGACGTCCTTGGCATCTTGGTCAATAAACGTCGAGCCCTTGTCAATGTTCCAGTGTTGAAATGCTTCTTTAATCTCAGACCAATCAGCTTTGTCGCCAAACGCATTAAGATAGAATTCGCCAAATGAAATTGCATGACCGCGGTCTGCATTACGTAGTGACTCTACCATGAATGCTTTGCCAAGAAGAAACGCGAATCGTGATAAAGCGCCCAGCACGCCAACAACCAGAATTGTGATGAGACCAAGTTGGGCGAGCGACTCCCAAGATGGCGGCGTGGAATCGCCGCTCACTGTAACGGCCCGCCAAATGCCGAATATCAAACCGCCAACGAGAGAGAACAGCGCCAATCCGTACCAGAAGTAAGCAACGCGTCGATATCCGATTTCGCGTTTTTCCAGATTAGTGAGCGACTCCTTAATGTACGTCGCGGCTGTGGCCTCCACCTTTTGTTGAATTTCCCGACGTTGATCCTCTTTTGCCTTCATGCGGCCCAGCATTGCATCCAATGCGGCATCAATCTCTTTTGCGATCTCAGTTACAGACTTGCCGGTGGCGAATAGAGCTTGGACGCTTTGAAGCGGTGATGGGATGGACGCGTTTTCAAGTATCACGGGCACAACCAACGGTCGGTCCCGTTCCCGGAAGTACGCCATCGCAGTTCCGGTTTCCGTGAACAGCCACTTGCTGTCCATCGCGGTCGGAGAAACGATTGCCAATAGAGCGTCAGCATTGCGGAGAGCGTCACTTAGGACGGACTCCCAATCTTGGCCGAGCTGGATGGCTTCGCCAGAGAAGAACACATCGTGGCCGTACCTCATCAGTTCATTCGCAAGTTCACGAACGTATGGCTGATCACTGTTGTGGTACGAAATGTAAACCTTGGCCATCAAAGCCTCGTGTCTTTAGCAATGTAACGTCCACGATCACCGGGCCGCCGGAGTGATCCGTGCGTTCAAACACGCGCCGCCGGCGGCTCCGCGTGCATCGTGTTGTTATGTCGCCTCTGATAGCAAACTGTCGAGTTCTGGTGGAAACACGAAACCAAGCGATCCAACAAGGTGGTCCTTGTCGTCCTCACCTCGAAGCCCCACATCAATTCTCCACTTGCAAGACTCAAAGACACCCCTGTAATTCTCTTCCCACCATTCTTGGTCAGATTCGGCATATAGGATTATGAGCTTGTTCATTTTGTCGGAGCCTTTCAGATGTTCAACTTCCCTAACGATCCCCGCGGATGGGGTTTCGAGATCGAGAATTACTATTTCTGATTGGCGAATCATCTCTTCCACGTCGGAAAACCAATTGTTGCCGGTACTGAGTACTGGTTGAAAGGGAATACTCCAGCGGGTGTCTGACGTGTCCCAAAGTCCAAACATCTCTATTCGACCGTGCAGTAGGTGCTGAAGTCTATTTCCGGTCGGCGATTGATGAACAACTATTCCACGAGTCGCTATAGGCGAAACTATTCTCGAGGATTCGCCGTTTGAGTCCCGTAGATACAATGCGAAACGGCCTCCCGATTGAACCAACTCACGCAGTTTTGAACGATTGTTAAACGCTTCGTTGATTCGTGAACGGTTGAAGATGTGAAGGGTGAATCCGAGAAGTAAGCCCATGACAAAGAGGCCTGCGAGCCCAAAGGGCAAATCAGGGCGCATCGGCTGACCGTAACCAAAAACCGCAATTGCCCAAATTGTAGCCATGAAGGCAGTAATTCCCGTACCGATCAAGAAACCAGCGAATGTGTTGTAGGATCGCGATCTTTTTAGACATAAGTCTGCGTATTCTCTAACCTCAAGATCATGTTCGATTTTCATGTCGACATAAGGCTGCCATCTGCGGCGGCGATAAGCCGTCCGTAGCATGGCTTTGTTCTACCGTTTTTCTTTAAGTCAGGAGCGCTTCTTGACGTTCCTGTTCACATCTGCATACCAGTGTTTCAGTAGAGATAGGAGGTCCTTGACCAACTCTGGGTGTGCCGCAGCAATATCGTCCTTCTCTCCAAGGTCGCTGCTTAAATTATACAAAGAGGGGTTGGAAAAGGATTTGTCGGTCACTAACTTGAAATCGCCCTTCCTGATGGCTAATTGATTCCGGACTCCCCAGAAAAGAGGTCGATCTGACAGCTGTTTGTTCTGAAACAGGTACGGCAGGAGGTCGATACCATCCAGCGTAACGTCTTGAGGCAAAGCAGCGCCACTGATTGCGGCGATAGTGGGCAAGAGATCAGAACCCATTGCCGGGAGATCGGACGTCTTGCCTTTCTCAATCCTTCCCGGCCAGCAGGCAATCGCTGGCACGCGGTGTCCTCCCTCCCAAATCTGCCCCTTCTTTCCTCGTAGTGGACCCGCGGAGCCAGGGCCGGCTGGCCCGTTGTCTGAAAAGAAGAAGATAAGCGTGTTGTCGCTTATCCCTGCGTCAACAACAGCTTTTCGGATACGCCCCACACCCTCGTCCATTACTTCAATCATTTCTTTGTAGACCGCCGGTGTGACCGGATCCTTGGTTCTGCCTCTTCCCGGTTGGTAACGCGGCGGATCCTTGCGACCCTGATATGGATAGTGCGGAGCCTCATGGGGGAGATAGAGTAAGAACGGCCTGTCCTTGTTGTGTTGAATGAAATCAACTCCATGATCTGTGATAAGGTCAGTTGTGTATCCGGTTTCCGGAGACAGCTTATCCTGTTTCCACCAGTCTTCTTTGCCGGTCTGGTCGAGGTGGGCATGGTAGTCAACGTTGCCGCTCACAAACCCGATGAATTCATCGAATCCCTGACGAACGGGATTGTAATCTGCATTGTAGCCCACATGCCACTTGCCAAATAGAGCGGTGGTGTATCCAAGTGGCTTAACAACCTCCGCGAAAGTCGTTTCTTGAAGATCCAATCCCGTATGGCGATGTCCTTTTGCGGTAACTACACCTGTGATGCCAGTGCGCTGCTGATATCGCCCCGTCAACAGGGCCGCTCGTGTTGGACTGCACACTGCACCGTTGGAGTGAAAGTCGGTGAAGCGGATGCCGTCCGCAGCTAGGGCATCAATGTTTGGTGTCTTGAATCTCTTGCTCCCGTAACATCCCACATCGGCATACCCCAAGTCATCGGCGAGGATAATGATGATGTTGGGCTTCCGAGTTTCACTATCGGCCAGAAGAGACGCTGGAGCCATAGCCGTGAGAGCAGTGGCACCAGCGATCGCAATGAATTGTCGTCTGTTTCGCATGATTTGGCTTCTCCATTCTTAATGGTATAACGCCTCGCATCAGCGGCAAATTTGCAAGCGAAGCGCAGCAAATTTGTCCGGCTGCATGCGATTGTTATGTGCTACTTGCTTCGACATATGATTTAAAGTTGTTCAAAATACTTTGCCAACCTTGTCGCTGCTGCTCACCCGAGTGTTCATCCTCAGCTTCGAAAGTCTCAACTACAACAACACCGTTCTTTGATTCTTCAAACCCAATGGTTACCTTCCGATCATCATCTAGAGAGTACTGGAATTTGCGGCCAGCCTCGATCGCTGTGAATGTACCTTCAAAATCAAATCCCATTGATCCGTCCTTCGATTCCATGCGATATTTAAATCTGCCGCCAACAGTTAAATCAATCTCTGCCTTCGGGCATTGCCAATCCTCTGATGCAAAATTCCATCTATTAATATGCTCGGGCGTAATCCATGCCTCCCAAACATTGTCGATTGGTGCATCTACTGTCGTCTCAACTGAAATATTCAATGCCATCCTCCATGTTGGTTTTGATCAATGCAACATAACGGCAATGTTCACCGGGTCGCGGCGAACAGCATTGATTTCGAAAGCCGCACGACCCGCGACTCCGTGTGCAACATTTTGTTATTCGGTGGTCTGCATCTATTTTACCTCGAGTTGTCGCATTGTGTTTCGAGCAGCTTCGCGTACATCAGGGTCAGGGTCTTTCCTCGCCAACTTTCGGATCGCAGGAAAGTAATCCTTGGCCGTGTTTTTCCAATCTTTAATACGTAGAACGGCCAAGCGGCGCACTGACATCGCTCGGTCTTCGAAGCAATCGACCATGGCCTGTATCGCCTTGAGGCTGCATGCTTTTCCGATGCCGCGGTCCCCAAGGCAACATACAGCATGTTCCCGAATCATCTTGTACTTTGATCTGGTTCCGCGAATAGCTTCGTCAACGTCGCCAGCTTTGATTTCACGGTTTCCCAATGCAAAATTGAAGTAACCACCAGTATCCCTGGGTCTTTGAGCAGGTTTGCGACAAGTGTCGATCGCGAGCAACTGCTCAAGCGGTCGATAGTCAAGCGGAACATGAATTGTGGAGTAATCCGCAGAGGTCGAGTAAAGGTCTCTGATTCCATCAATTGCAATCGCGCGAGATTCTTTGCGACCAGCCAGTTTCAGCAGAAAATCAATG contains:
- a CDS encoding helix-turn-helix domain-containing protein; the protein is MDDIDQTPELLTVAETAWQLRICDKTLRRWIKKGRIFAVQPAGPGGRILIPRSELDAVASRQHGAHRTNIEQTPRSTSGPRPRWKRLGR
- a CDS encoding SRPBCC family protein codes for the protein MALNISVETTVDAPIDNVWEAWITPEHINRWNFASEDWQCPKAEIDLTVGGRFKYRMESKDGSMGFDFEGTFTAIEAGRKFQYSLDDDRKVTIGFEESKNGVVVVETFEAEDEHSGEQQRQGWQSILNNFKSYVEASST
- a CDS encoding toll/interleukin-1 receptor domain-containing protein, which encodes MAKVYISYHNSDQPYVRELANELMRYGHDVFFSGEAIQLGQDWESVLSDALRNADALLAIVSPTAMDSKWLFTETGTAMAYFRERDRPLVVPVILENASIPSPLQSVQALFATGKSVTEIAKEIDAALDAMLGRMKAKEDQRREIQQKVEATAATYIKESLTNLEKREIGYRRVAYFWYGLALFSLVGGLIFGIWRAVTVSGDSTPPSWESLAQLGLITILVVGVLGALSRFAFLLGKAFMVESLRNADRGHAISFGEFYLNAFGDKADWSEIKEAFQHWNIDKGSTFIDQDAKDVDPQILQTALDIAKAISGVKPK
- a CDS encoding sulfatase-like hydrolase/transferase — its product is MRNRRQFIAIAGATALTAMAPASLLADSETRKPNIIIILADDLGYADVGCYGSKRFKTPNIDALAADGIRFTDFHSNGAVCSPTRAALLTGRYQQRTGITGVVTAKGHRHTGLDLQETTFAEVVKPLGYTTALFGKWHVGYNADYNPVRQGFDEFIGFVSGNVDYHAHLDQTGKEDWWKQDKLSPETGYTTDLITDHGVDFIQHNKDRPFLLYLPHEAPHYPYQGRKDPPRYQPGRGRTKDPVTPAVYKEMIEVMDEGVGRIRKAVVDAGISDNTLIFFFSDNGPAGPGSAGPLRGKKGQIWEGGHRVPAIACWPGRIEKGKTSDLPAMGSDLLPTIAAISGAALPQDVTLDGIDLLPYLFQNKQLSDRPLFWGVRNQLAIRKGDFKLVTDKSFSNPSLYNLSSDLGEKDDIAAAHPELVKDLLSLLKHWYADVNRNVKKRS